The following DNA comes from Brienomyrus brachyistius isolate T26 chromosome 16, BBRACH_0.4, whole genome shotgun sequence.
atccatcagtgcagtgggaagaaaaaagacaagcaagtgaacctgctactaatgAAAGTGACAGTCTGTCTACTTCAACTGTTGAAAGTGCCAGTTTGTCAACGTCTACACAGTCATCCAGTActgcaccacaaccacctataacctagagctctatgagacagtttgtgcaaaaagctatgactccagtaaaacagaaaacaattgaTGAGAAATTGGCTAAAATTATTGCATGcgatttccaaccatagtaattcatttcactaataattttacattatttctggtaataaattaatttaagcaccaaaaaaatctgaagagccacttgggagctgaaagagccggctctcttaaaagagccggaattcccatcacttATGTACACAGGTACACAGATTGTCAATAATTACAGATTCCACTAGGGGTCAGTAATGTTCTAGAATTTGGAAACGCTCAGTAGCAGCCAGTACAGGGGCAGCTATTTAGACACTGATGATCAGGAgtacatttcccaaaagcatacTAACTAGTTAACCACGATAGCAACTTACATAGTTGCAATCATGTAACTGAATGGGTCCAACCATGCAAGTTGCTAATGGcagcttttgggaaatgcaccccAGCAAGTCAGTTACCAGGGAATACTACTGGCCTGCCAGGCTGGGCTCAACCAGTTGGGCAGTGGACTGGGTTGTCAGTGTGGAGTGCTGGATCATTCAGTGACATTTTGAGTTTTATGGACAATGAAATGACAGACACCTGTCCAAGTTTTACAGAACGTTGTAATTTGTCTCCAATAATTACGTACAACTAAAAACTTAACTGACATCTTTAAAAAAACCCAGGTGGCACTATGCCATTTTTACGTATATCATTCTTCAGTTgtctgcaggacatgcaggaaaaaaatgcttatATATGTAGATTATTTCAAGGTGTTTACTTTTATATTAACAACTGGTTAATAAGCATGTGTCACAAACATGTGTTGAGATACCTGCTGAAAAATTCTCAGCATCACCCCAATGATTACAATCAGCACCACCAATGTAATCCTACCCCCTTTTTACCTCCATCTGCTCATGGATCCAGGTCAGGGCCTGGCTGATGCGGGTGTACACTCCAGGCTTGTTTCGCTCCGCGCAGCCTTGACCCCAGCTTGTGACCCCCACCAGTTTCCACACCGACGAGTCCTCACAGGCCAGGGGGCCTCCGCTGTCCCCCTGGCAGGGGTGGCACACAAGGCATGAAGCTGACTGGCTTTATGTAAAAGTCACAAAATAACATGCAGAAATGATGCTCATTTATGACACTAGGTGTGTAGAAATACATTCAAATAGAACAGGCAGCTGGGTTTTTAAATGACGCACTTCCAAGACATTCCTTTTGTTCAATAttccatttattgaatcagtacCATACGGTACAACATAAAAAAGGTGAGATTTCTAGTTCCCTCAAATTACCACTCAGATATGTCAGCAACTTTACTGAGGTCAAAGAGGCTCCGATGACCTACTGCAAGGAAtacttcctgttcccctctgccTATGAGCCTCCGTAACACTATTCCGGTATTTTGAAATCATGGCAATAAAATTTGccaagtttggggggggggctgtatttcAGAATACCGCGGTATGCCATAATACCGCCCAAGCCTAGACTAACAATTTttaacaagtttttttttttttttttttttttaatgaacccAGTTCTTGCAGAGCATGTGAGCGGAGCATGCACGGGACTGAGGAGCGGAGTAGGCAGAATTTGGTCAGAGCGCAGAGCGGTTTTTTGATTAACGCAGGAGCGGTCTCTCTGTCTCGCTCCAATTTCACTCCGATCCCGCACACACTATGACTCTGAGGCAGGCCAGAGTCTACCCAGAATTCATCTGCACAATTATCAATTATCAATTGGCCGAGATGGAATTCGCAAAGTATTTCACATAGGAAACTGAAAGACCATACAAGTGTACTATTCTTTTCAAACGTATAGATGACAATAATGTAGAGCAAGAACAACAATGTGGTGAAACTGTCAGTGAAATTTTATTTTAGAGAGACAGAAAAAATTGAGGAATTTAAAACGTGGATGCTTAGTCTGTATATTCTTTAGGCTATTAAGCCCACTGATTCCTTTATTTTTAAGCCTATTTTTGTGTGGGATGCCATTGCCAAACCTGTCCGTTGTTGCCTATATGTTGattacaaataaatattttctgttcTGAGTGACAATGTTGCCGTTGCTCATATTTCTTTATGATATACGGCTTCGGTTTAAGGTGACGGTTGTTAGGTATGCAGATTATTTGTCACTCTTTTAAATTGGAGCGAGCGTGGAGCAATTTGACTGGAGCGAGGACCGGTATTGCATAGAGCGGTGTTAAGGGGAGCGGTTTATCGCGAATTAGAGCAGAGGAGCAGGCGGAGCCAACAGCCTCGTGAGCAAGGAGCGGAAATTCTCACTGCTCCACTCCACTCACATGCTCTGATTTCTTGACACTGATTGTATTTCTCTTTGTTGCAATACATTTGCCCTCTCCTGGTTTGGTGGAGAACCACTGCTGTATGCATGCATACACCGACCACGGCCAAATGTAGTACGAACACAAGCTGCTGTGCACACAACTATCCGCAGTCTGAAAGCTCATGCAGAAAATACGTATGATCAACACTTTATTCCTGAACAGAACATTAAGGCCTCCAATAATTTGACTAGGCATTTGACTGGGTAAGATTGTAAGTCATGTTAGAGGGGCTGAATAAACTTAATGTAACACAGACAGAAACAGTCCACCTCTATGATATAAACCAGTGCATACAGTAAGGTAGAAGTTCTGCCTCTATGATATAGACCAATGTATACAGTAAGGTAGAGGTCCCACCTCTATGATATAGACCGGTGTATACAGTAAAGTAGAAGTCCTGCCTCTATGATATAGACCAACATATATAGTAAGGTAGAGGTCCCACCTCTACAATATAGACCGGCGTATAAAGTAAGGTAGAGGTCCCGCCTCTATTGCACATACACGATTTCCTCCGCAAAAAGTCCTTTCTAACTGACCTGAGTCCCTACTTTAAGCACAGGCCCTGCAGTCCTACTCCCCCCTTCTTCACCTGGCAGGAGTCGATGCCCCCCTCCAGGTAGCCAGCGCAGATCATCCAGGGAGAGATGAAACCCTGGTAGACACCAGGCTGGCTGCACGCTTTGTTGGAAAGCAATGGCACACTTGCAGAGTGCAGTGAGATGCTAGCCTCACCTGAACAACAGAGTGCGCATTGGTTAAGGTGCTGATCAGTGAACGAATTGAACATAGCATGGGGGTCAAGGAACTGATCAAAGTCTtacaatattaaacattttatgttaaatCCAAAGCAAATGCATCTCACAGAAGGATTATACACAAATGTTTCAGAGAACACCAAACACTTGACCTCTGCAGTCTCTACTGATGTCATCAGTCATCACCCAACCTGTCCTACACCATAAACAGCCCCATATATCACTCACCCCCATCCTCTGTGGCCCCCCAGCCTGAGATCCAGCACATCTTGCCATCCTCAAACTCCTCCCCAAAGTTAGGCAGGCAGATTGGCTCAACCACTCCTGAAGCATAAACTTTGCATCAGAGCCTGAACTTCATGGTAGCAAGACAAATCCTGAGAGAAACCaacaaaatgaaaacatatGCAGGCAGGTTACCATTGAAGATGAGTGGCTTGACCAGTTTCAAGAGGGCGATGTCATAATCCAGGCCCTTGGGCCGGTAGCGGCCGTGGTAGAAAATCTTCTCCACTGAGAGGTACTGTGCCCCGTTCACAGGCTGCTCCATCATCCCGACCACCACAGCCCACAGTGTCGGGTATGCAAATCTATAAAGGGAAAGGCCTGCCTTAGAGCACCGCCCACCCATCAGGGAACACGGAACTGGCATAGGAGCTGGACATCAGCAAGCGATGCATCCGTCTCACTGCACTCAAAACACATGAAGCATTCTGTTCCTCAGAGATTGAGCCCAGGCCTGTCGTGAATCTGTTACTTTCATTGCACACAAAGAGAACTCACCCATAGACGCAGTGTGCGGCTGTGAGGACCCACCGTGGGGCCACAATGGAACCTCCACACAGATGCTCCCTCTGGAAGTGCAGGCTCACCTGCCAGGGGAACTGGCCTTCAGCAGACAGGTTTCCACCCACAATGCGCGAACTGTAGCTAGGCCGGTAGCCGCAATCTGCATGAAGCATGTACACACAAGAACATGACAGACTCGGGACAGGCGCATGGCAAACACATGATAGACACGTGACAAACATGACACACACGGGACAGACACATGACAAACACACGATAGATGCGTGAGAAACATGACAGACACAGGACAGATTCATGGCAAACACATGATAGACGCGTGGCAAACATGACACTCATGGGACAGACACATGGCAAACACATGATAAACATGTGACAAACATGACAGACACAGGACAGATGCATGGCAAACACATGATAGACGCGTGACAAACATGACACTCATGGGACAAACACATGGCAAACACATGATAGACGCGTGACAAACATGACACTCATGGGACAGACACATGACAAACACATGATAAATGCGTGAGAAACATGAcagacacaggacagacacatGGCAAACACATGATAGACGCCTGACAAACATGACAGACACAGGACAGATGCATGGCAAACACATGATAGACGCGTGGCAAACATGACAGACACAGGACAGATGTATGGCAAACACATGATAGACGCGTGACAGACATGAcagacacaggacagacacatGGCAAACACATGATAGACGCGTGGCAAACATGACAGACACAGGACAGATGTATGGCAAACACATGATAGACGCGTGACAGACATGAcagacacaggacagacacatGGCAAACACATGATAGATGTGTGACAAACATGACAGACACAGGACAGATGCATGGCAAACACATGATAGACGCGTGACAAACATGACACTCATGGGACAGACACATGGCAAACACATGATAGCCGTGTGACAAACATGACAGACACAGGACAGATGCATGGCAAACACATGATAGACGCATGGCAAACATGACAGACACAGGACAGATGCATGGCAAACACATGATAGATGTGTGACAAACATGACAGACACAGGACAGATGCATGGCAAACACATGATAGACGCGTGACAAACATGACACTCATGGGACAAACACATGGCAAACACATGATAGACGCGTGACAGACATGAcagacacaggacagacacatGGCAAACACATGATAGATGCGTGACAAAcatgacagacaggacagatGCATGGCAAACACATGATAGCCGCGTGACAAACATGACAGACACGGGACAGACAAATGGCAAACAAATGATAGACGCGTGACAGACATGACAGACACAGGACAGATGCATGACAAACACATGATAGCCGCGTGACAAACATGACACTCATGGGACAGACACATGACAAACACACGATAGATGCGTGAGAAACATGACACTCCTGGGACAGACACATGACAAACACACAATAGATGCGTGAGAAACATGACAGACACGGGATAGACACATAGCAAGCACATTATAGACGTGTGACAAACATGACAGACATGGGACAGACGCATGGCAGACACATGGAACATCACATAGCCATGGAACATCAGCTCAATATTTATATTCAAGGAGACTTTCTAATACCTCTCACTTTACTCTGATCCATAACGACAAACTACAAAGACATTTTAATGTATAGTAAAATGTTTCTGAATGTTTGTGTAGATAGATCTctaaaaaatatgcattttttgtgGAGGCATCATCACAATATCATTCCAGGATTTGTCATCTTTTTGGCAACATTTAATCATTCTTAGATTAGTAAGAAGcggacagacaaacacacacatgtgatgGTCTCTGCCACATTCACTCATAAAGATTCTCCATTAAGAACAAAGACACAACCAAAAAATACATACCCAAACATTTGAGTGCGGTCACTGAACTGCAGTGAGTCTTACTGTGGTAAGATAACAAGAAATTCAATCACGTGAATGGATTTCTAATGCTCCTGTTCCTTATATTGATACTAATCATCATATACTCACAATGTCGGTATAACCACATTGCAAGTACTCTTATGGCACTAGGCAGCCAACTGTGGGAATCTCTGCTGGGCCCAAACTATTAGCAGTATGATATTATTCGCAGCTTATTATACAGAGAAAGATTAAAAGTCTCATAGGTGAACATGACTGGATCAGGCCAATTTCACACTGCCAGCTGAAATGATCTTACTGCATGTCTAGTAAGACCTGGAGTAAGGAGGAGTGGAAGGACACGCAATCACCAGCCTTATGCACTCTGGGACAGTTCTGTTGCTGCTGCAAACTAAGCTTAAGATCACTGACGGTTGCACAATTCAGACTGTATTGAGCAGGGCCAGCCCTGGGTGTTCTATGCCCAAGCTGAGATTCTGTTTTGTTTACTCATTTATATTGAAAATAGCACAGGGTATCTGGCTGCTAAGTATCTAGCTTGTGTCTGTTTCATAAGAAAAGTATTTAAATATTACATCTTGTGTAACGGTAATGTCACAGAATGCAACCAGGGGTATTTCTAATAATTTTTCATTCGCTTTTTTGCACCCCTTAATCAAAGGGAACCCCCGGGGATCGGCTATGTTGCCTACAGGGATGGCCAGCCTTGCTATTGGGCAAAAAATACTACATGCTTTATCTGAAATGCTACAGTAAGATATGCAGTTGTATGAATGGCAAATTACTAAATCTGTTAAACAAATATCTATCACACTGGAATATGTCTGTGATGGATTGATCCCTCAGCTCACGATTGGCTGTTTGAGTTATGAGGACATATTACCTCAAGAGCAGCCCCACCTGATGCCAGTGGCATTGTGGATCTTGATGGCCTGCTGGGGACTCAACTGACTGGGGTTAATGGACACCAGATGGCTCTGGAGGTCCTCCTCAATGGAGAAAAGTGGGAGAGAATTGGACTCCACGTACCTGCAGCAGAGGTGGGAGAACAGATGTCGCTGAAAGCCGGTGAGGAGAGAAAGTGTTGTGATGTACACAGCCATACAGCTCCACAAAGCTGAATGCCTGCATCACCCAGCCCCTCGGACCCCATACCTAGGGTAGCCCAGCTGCCTGCAAGCGGAGAGGCCCAGAGTGGGGGTCCAGTCCTCAGAGCACACAGTCCTCCACACCCCCCCACTCAGCACTTGCAGCACAGAGCTCTTCCCGCTCAGACGAACTTGGAGTGAGAAGACAaccacagacagatacacaaacAGAGACATACAAACTTTGCAGTGAAAGTATAGTGACTGTACAAAGAAGGGGATTGTCTAATCAGCAAGTGAGCCTGTGCCCAGATCAGGTGCAGAAGAAGCCTGAGTTACACTTACAGCATAcattatgtttatttttacaCAGGGTGAGATGTAGCGCAGTCATTTAAGGATCCCATCTGCTCCAAGGGTGCTAGAtgctgactgatcctgctctctgaccccaagctttccACACTTACACACTGCCTTTTGCCTCGTGTCAGCTAAATAATGATAAATAGAATAGCCTCAATGTTCTGGCTGTGTTGCAGCAGCAGGCCAGCACAGGCAAGAGCGGAAGCTGTGCTCACCACAGAGAAGCTCATCCTCTCCATGCTCGCAGTCCACAGCACCATCACACTGTGCAGAGCTGCTGATGCACCTGGATGAGGAGCCACAGCGAAACTTCCCTGTGCAGCTGAGACCCACTGTGGAGAGGGCAGAGTCACACGTGATATGCCACATCAGAGAGCCCCACCAAATTGGCTACTACTGACAGGAATACTACTGCAGAGCCACCTACCAGACACCCACAATACATTACTGTTGAAAGAAACTGACATCTCATAGACTACTACGGACAATGAGTCACACATTCTACTATCACAAAGAATTCAAAAGCACTACAGAACCACTAAATATATACTATGCCAGTCACTAGAGCCGTGTCTCACATTACCTAGGAGCTTATCAGTTATACTAAACTATACTCTTACACATATATGCTACGCTGGGCAGTGTAGAGCCAATGGCTCATATTACTAAGTGGCTGATCAGTTATACTAACCTGGATAAGCATAGCCAGAACACTACAGTAATACTGAAGACTAGATATAAAAattgtgattattttaatttgaacTGCAGCAACTAATTGACACCAGCTATGTAAAGTCTTTACTACaactgtaataaaaaaataccgctgtttgttttttttttaaataaaacatttgcacTTTTCTTTAAACCTTGTTTTGGCCCAACTAATCATCAATCATTAATCATCAATGATTAATCGATtatgaaaaaaactttttttttttggaacccTACTTTTAAAGAATTAATTCTTTCAAGTTTATTCAATGACAGGATTCATTCAGAACCCTTCCTTCCTTCATTCACTTCTGACATATACCACTTCAGACCAATATGACTCGCAGGGGGATGGTTACTTTTctgtacagtaaaatcccgttatagtggactcgcttataccgtaatatcgtctataacggacgagtTCCGCTGGTCTcggccgtgcgcctttaagaaaacgctgaaaaagcatcggatatagcggactcgcatataacggaatttcgctcATAACGGACAAACTATTTGCTCCCTAGGGCCGCTttaagctgtagttttgttcgctatagcggacatgcaggctccgcctacaaagGCATGGCGTGCCAGTGATAGCCAGCGCAGATACCTAGTCGGGACTAAGTCACGCATGTGGATGCAGTTCGTTCGCGAACGAAACGAATGAGTCATTCAGTGAAAGAAAGTATAGCATGGATCATTTCGTTCACAAAAAGATCGAATCGTTCACGAACATATCAAAATCTACATACAACACCACTAAGCGTCCTGTAAACTTTTAGCCAAAATATATACGTTCATTTATTAGTCTGAGCCAGAACAGCTTTTACACATCGTtaagaaataaaatatgcaGTACATCAAAAACCTAAACGACGCATCGACAGTGTGGCCGATAATCATTGTCAGTCAACTCCTCAACGACCCTCCTATATATGTAACCGAAattggaaatataaaatatttatgtgTCTAGGCTCCAGGTTGGAATGAGGGGGTGATTACGAATTGATGGCGACCGCGCTCACCTCCCACCCCGATGCCGACGGCCAGGCAGAGCGCCAGCAGCAGACAGGCCCCGATGAGCAGCTCGACCCGGTGCGCCAGCAGGCGGCCCCGCAGCGtcttctcctctgcctgctcatTTTCTGTCGATAGACAGGGATGGATTCTACTGCAGTGAAAAACTTAAGCACACATGTTCTCCCTTCTTTATCATCCTCTACAAACAAAACTTTGAAGCTATATACTGGAAACCGTCTACTTTATCTTTTATACAGGCGGTGTACAGTAGCTATTTTTTCAATCGACATCTTCATTGACAAGATTTTAATATCTAATGACTTGTGTCCGATCTGTTAATGAGTACAATATATATATGCTCGTAAGGAACGTTTCACATATATGTTCTTAAAATACGAAAGTAATAGACCAAAAAGTGATTCCAGTGTCACTTTTAAGCCTATTTGATTCTCCTAATTCTTGGTTTATTTATGTGATAAATTGAGTCAATTTAAGTCATTTAAAAGTCATTCACACGGGTCACTTCAGCAGTATGGCTGGAAAACCTTGTATGTCAACTACAAGAACATGCTTAACGAAACTCGTGCTAAAATGCAGACCCAATTATATATGCTGTGTAACTGGTAAGCATCTCTCCTGCCTCCGTTGCTTCACCTGAGAGGTCATCAGGACTATGATGCCCCGCCTGACTGCCCCATCTCCGTACCATCTAAAAATGGCTGGACTTTTGTGATGGGCATGGCAGGACCAGTCGAGCTGGGGGTTTGCCCGAGGCTGTCTTCTGCTGGATTCTGGGcttctgtggcagcatcagcatctgcGGGAGGATCCGGGGCTGGTCCACTAAAGATGCCTTTGACAGCGGGCAGGGTCTCAACAGCAGGAAGGTCCTCATCGGTCAATGACAGCAGCTCAATCCGCGCACTGCCAGGCCGCACCGCCTGTGCCGCAGGATCCTGCTGAAGGGAGACGTGGGCATTTACGGCTATATGTTGTCTAGTGGTGTATGTGCACGATCTTGTGTCACGGTTCGGGAAGACAGAATCACGATATCCACCTCCCGCAACCCGCTGCCTCACGTGCAGCCTGCATGTTAAGTTCTCCATTACATTACTAATGTTACAAAactcatttttcatttcataaTTAACATTACAAATAACACACATAAATTATAAATGATTATTCTATCTAAAGATAGGGCAAGTTGTACATTTTGCAAATTTTACACATTACAGCTAATCTTCCAGATGCCTGTGTCAATTTTGTCCAATAATGACTGATTGAAGACGCTTGCCGTAAAAGCAAAGCTAGTTTTATTAGCTTAAGAAAGATCATAACCTTGAGATAGCAGAGTAGCCAGGCACATTCCAGTCAGCAATGTGGGAACattttggtgattttttttaaattaatttttgttTACGTAGTGTTCTTCTATTTAGTGATTATCTAGAaactatttttttcttattcattacacccccccccccaaaaaaaagcacCTTTGTGGGGCTGAATCTGACTACCTCCCCACAATGTTACATTTTGTTAGGAACATCATGGTAAAAAAACAGTGCTTTCAGGAAGGAAGCTGTAGCCCAGAGGACAGGAAGACAGTGAAGGATGAGGCGGTCCACAGCCTAACTGAAACAGCAGATAGGTGCACTCACCTTCTCCACGGTGCCACTGAGAGCAGGACCAACTGCTTCCTCATCTCCCCCAGGGGAATGCTGTGGCTCAGTCATGGATCAACACACAGGCCATCATCAGATGTTTTGAATTGGAGCCATGGGAGAGGAGTGGAAAGAGACCAAACTGAAGACAGTAAGTATGGACAGCAGAAGCGAGTGTGGGCAGTGGGCAGATACTCAGGGAAAGTCTGAGGGTCCTTTACTTCTCAGTGTCCTGGAGACTGACGCGGGGAGAGCACCAGAAGCACAAAGGGACACCTGAGTAGGTAAGGAGGGGAGGAGCTGAGCCACCCTGAGAAGGATTGGATGACAGAGACACCCCCCGCTATCCTAGATGGTGTTACAGTACCCCATAGCACCTATGGTTGAGGCCATTTTGTATAAATGCAGTCATATCACCATATCATACTGTCGTATGGGTCTACAGAGATCATATGTGAATGAGTTTTTATGTTGCGATATACTGAAGGTATAGTAGGTATATGGTACAATCACAATTGTAAATCTTATAGATTTATATTCATAGATCTCATAGATTATAACATGTCTGTTATAGATATATGCCAATAGTCAGTTACGTTTCTTGCATTGTAGATGTGCTGTGAACATGCCAAAAGCACACTATTCTGAGTGCCCTGCTAAGTTGAAGATTGACTGAGCACACTGGGTCAGGCTGACCTGTCTCTCCTTGCATTGTGTTCCTCTAACTGCGCCCATCATCTTTTATTTATTATGCTGACTGCCATCCTACAGGGTCCGTGTGTATGTTTTCACAAAGATAATAAGTCTTGAAAAACAGTTCACGTAAAGTTGGAGCCTATTTGATTAATCTGTATCTTTAACTGCATAGTAGCCGGTTGGGTGGACTAGTGCCATGACAACAAGCTCCTTGTGAACATCCCTAAAACAAAGGTTCTTATTGTGGACCTCAGGAAGTCACTGCAGAACTCACATTCCATTCACCATTGATGGGTCTCCAGTGGACACTGTTAGCAGCTTCAGGTTCCTTGGACTCCAGATGTCAGGGAAGCTGAGGTGGTTGGAGAAAAATGGATCCATCCTGACCGACGCCCATCAACGACTTGGCTTCCCGAGACGACTGAGTAAATGGGGTTTGAGTATGGCAATCCTTACTGCTTTCTGCCACGGCACCATCAGGAGTATTCTTGCCAGTTGTGTCATAGCATGGTGTGGTAGAGCCACAACTTACGACCGGAAGGCCATACAGAGGGTTGTGAAATCTGCTCAGCAGATCACAGGGACTGAACTACCCCTAGTGACTAGCTGTAGCATAACCGCTGCTGTAACGTGGTTCAGTCCATAATGCAGGACCCTAACTAGCCCAGCCACGAAttcttcacccccctccccgcacTCTGGTAGGAGGTTTCATAACACTGACTGTGCGATTCCAGAATAGCTTTTCTTTCCAGAGCTATTCACAACTGCATTCACTATGCCATTCACGTCAATGGCATCCAGTCTTTATCATTCCCTTTATCAGCATATTGTGTAGTTTTTACATTGTTCTGGACTATTTGTACTTTTGTgtactgtctgtattgttttgcaCTTTCCTTGTAATCGAGTGTGGCTGAATGAGCAAACATTCCAGTGAACCTGTTGCCCGTGCCAAAAATGGATCTCGAATCTGCCAAAGAAAATCAAGAAATCCTTAATGATTCTTGTTGGGGCCTTGGAGCAATGGCACTTTCCGCCCAGCAGATGTCAGAGTTAGAATATTTCCTCTACAAGTCAAGAGATGGTATGTTTTGTCTTTTTCACTCTATCGCTTTATTAATGTGATTTCATTGTATtaaaaacccacacaaacaccatttttttcagaattttatACTACTTTGTTGTATAATGCATATCTCTGCAAAATATATCTATGTAATATGTGAAGTGACTGCAAGACTTGGTGATCAGATGGTAAATTCTAGTCTAATCATTTGAGTTACTTTTCTTATTTTACTTGCTAGCAGGTAATATCTCAGTTTTTCAATTCACATGAGGACACAGCAACTCTGGTGGAGACACAGACAAAATAATTCAGTTCACAATCACTTGTGATTATGCCATTTGGGGCCCTGGGGTTATACTCGATAATGCTGGTTTAGACTTTGTTCCCATATTATTATTTAGTGTTCAAAACTTAATGCTAATGATAAGCACTTTTGAGATAGGaaattgaattcctgatgtgtAGACATAACAGAGATTGTAAGGAAAACAGTGGATGGGTGTGATTTCCAGTAAATTCTTTCTTTTCACATTTCAAATGTCTTCTGGTGCAAAAACAGTAGTGAAACTGACTGTGCTGTGACTCAGGTTCGTAATGGGCTGAACTGACAAGAAACGGCCAAAAGGCATTGCCGCTGAAAATGGAGTCAGTTAGATGAGTCACCAGCTGGCGGTGGAGAAATgccgctctccctctctcttcctctcctatataatctcctcctcctcctctgttcGCGGTCACGACGACACGGATAAGAGCCAGGCTCTGACTCAGCAGCTCGGG
Coding sequences within:
- the tmprss3a gene encoding transmembrane protease serine 3 isoform X2, with amino-acid sequence MTEPQHSPGGDEEAVGPALSGTVEKDPAAQAVRPGSARIELLSLTDEDLPAVETLPAVKGIFSGPAPDPPADADAATEAQNPAEDSLGQTPSSTGPAMPITKVQPFLDENEQAEEKTLRGRLLAHRVELLIGACLLLALCLAVGIGVGVGLSCTGKFRCGSSSRCISSSAQCDGAVDCEHGEDELLCVRLSGKSSVLQVLSGGVWRTVCSEDWTPTLGLSACRQLGYPRYVESNSLPLFSIEEDLQSHLVSINPSQLSPQQAIKIHNATGISKTHCSSVTALKCLDCGYRPSYSSRIVGGNLSAEGQFPWQVSLHFQREHLCGGSIVAPRWVLTAAHCVYGFAYPTLWAVVVGMMEQPVNGAQYLSVEKIFYHGRYRPKGLDYDIALLKLVKPLIFNGVVEPICLPNFGEEFEDGKMCWISGWGATEDGGEASISLHSASVPLLSNKACSQPGVYQGFISPWMICAGYLEGGIDSCQGDSGGPLACEDSSVWKLVGVTSWGQGCAERNKPGVYTRISQALTWIHEQMEREEALNPAIVSTDH
- the tmprss3a gene encoding transmembrane protease serine 3 isoform X1; amino-acid sequence: MTEPQHSPGGDEEAVGPALSGTVEKQDPAAQAVRPGSARIELLSLTDEDLPAVETLPAVKGIFSGPAPDPPADADAATEAQNPAEDSLGQTPSSTGPAMPITKVQPFLDENEQAEEKTLRGRLLAHRVELLIGACLLLALCLAVGIGVGVGLSCTGKFRCGSSSRCISSSAQCDGAVDCEHGEDELLCVRLSGKSSVLQVLSGGVWRTVCSEDWTPTLGLSACRQLGYPRYVESNSLPLFSIEEDLQSHLVSINPSQLSPQQAIKIHNATGISKTHCSSVTALKCLDCGYRPSYSSRIVGGNLSAEGQFPWQVSLHFQREHLCGGSIVAPRWVLTAAHCVYGFAYPTLWAVVVGMMEQPVNGAQYLSVEKIFYHGRYRPKGLDYDIALLKLVKPLIFNGVVEPICLPNFGEEFEDGKMCWISGWGATEDGGEASISLHSASVPLLSNKACSQPGVYQGFISPWMICAGYLEGGIDSCQGDSGGPLACEDSSVWKLVGVTSWGQGCAERNKPGVYTRISQALTWIHEQMEREEALNPAIVSTDH